Proteins from a single region of Candidatus Limnocylindrales bacterium:
- a CDS encoding TetR/AcrR family transcriptional regulator translates to MSTAATILDPESPERNPVKEDGRAVRSATTRRAVADAYLNLLNSGDMRPTAKAIAAQAGVSERAVFRHFQDMETLHSEAATLQIQRVGRDLPDPAPESGPVADRASHLARRWCTLNERVTPVRRVALLHEPFSEEVARRLSWVRALARTELEKTFAGEIAAVSEDARTGVVAALSATASWETWNELRIRHELDSERATQTVTSMLLAILSCFPSA, encoded by the coding sequence ATGAGTACCGCCGCAACGATCCTCGACCCCGAGAGCCCCGAAAGGAACCCGGTAAAAGAAGACGGCCGCGCCGTCCGTTCGGCGACGACGCGGCGCGCCGTGGCGGACGCGTACCTGAACCTGCTCAATTCCGGGGACATGCGGCCGACTGCCAAGGCCATTGCCGCGCAGGCCGGCGTTTCCGAGCGCGCGGTCTTCCGGCACTTCCAGGACATGGAAACCCTCCACAGCGAAGCAGCCACGCTGCAGATCCAGAGGGTGGGCAGGGACCTTCCGGACCCGGCGCCCGAATCCGGGCCGGTCGCCGACAGGGCTTCCCATCTGGCGCGGCGCTGGTGCACGCTCAACGAACGCGTGACTCCGGTTCGCCGCGTCGCCCTTCTTCACGAACCGTTCTCCGAGGAAGTCGCGCGCCGGCTTTCGTGGGTGCGCGCGCTCGCGCGCACCGAGCTCGAGAAAACGTTTGCCGGCGAAATTGCCGCGGTCAGCGAAGACGCGCGCACGGGCGTCGTCGCCGCTCTGTCGGCGACCGCATCGTGGGAGACGTGGAACGAGCTGCGCATCCGTCATGAGCTCGATTCCGAGCGTGCGACGCAGACCGTGACGTCGATGCTGCTCGCGATTCTGTCGTGCTTTCCCAGCGCGTGA
- a CDS encoding DUF3604 domain-containing protein, which produces MAAGLVIATTAATPAVTSFADPPPPVQDWSRTETRADCAEHNALRNPYFGDTHVHTKYSADAVLARTRNDPRDAYRFAIGKDHPGFPDDGTVGLPPFDTNGDPLRTAHIDRPLDFTAVTDHAEGFGESSICLDPHPEYDGDGTGYNAPLCVGLRDTFDNEYHPDNALPAAFISFFTALSLPNPGRFQDICGDAPGYTNCSTEAGIIWQATQDAAEEVYDRSDACSFTSFVAYEWSGNTYGNNLHRNIIFRNAEVPALPITYYEQWKAEDLWAQLQSQCLDQPGNCDVLAIPHNSNIAQDAMFSRKTSDGVSLTAAQAAVRASFEPVMELTQVKGDSECRDGVDGTSDELCSFEKLSRTTLLQDPSNWNQEFSQYAYARGALKQGLIIQGITGVNPYELGFVGGTDTHNGVPGAVSEIDYGSIGFSGVADSEPAFILAEATPPSKIQSNPGGLSVVWAEENSRDAIFAALRRKETYSTSGTRPIVRSFAGRYPLDLCTNGENFVAEGYDKGKPMGGDIGPVLGKESPRFAVMAMMDNGTVERPGTPLQHIQMIKGWIDNGETFEKVYEIAGNPENGAGVNEATCEETNSANGFPTLCTVWEDPDFDPELHAFYYVRVLEDPVCRWSKRLCNTLGVTCPIDSEDPYAECCDPHIPTTIQERAVASPIWYHPDQLGITKAAVKFGKDGGDDRLQIQAFIPESPGGLDPAADGITLTLRDDATVWTAVIPAGAMTVKKPGFFQLKDKEGTHGGVTGLSIKVSKGLAKIKVKTGDLDLAAIERDPDVPTTLTLDLTSGDYSSTTVREWTYEAPKLTVAF; this is translated from the coding sequence ATGGCCGCGGGGCTCGTCATCGCAACCACGGCCGCCACGCCGGCGGTCACGTCGTTTGCCGATCCGCCTCCGCCCGTCCAGGACTGGTCGCGCACCGAAACTCGCGCAGACTGTGCCGAGCACAACGCTTTACGCAACCCATATTTTGGCGACACCCACGTGCACACCAAGTATTCGGCCGATGCGGTGCTCGCGCGCACGCGCAACGACCCGCGCGACGCATACCGGTTCGCGATCGGAAAAGATCATCCGGGATTTCCGGATGACGGAACCGTAGGGCTCCCGCCGTTCGATACCAATGGCGATCCGCTGCGAACCGCGCACATCGACCGGCCGCTCGATTTCACTGCAGTGACCGATCACGCCGAAGGTTTCGGCGAGTCGAGCATCTGCCTTGATCCGCATCCGGAATACGACGGCGACGGAACCGGCTACAACGCTCCGCTTTGCGTCGGACTGCGCGACACGTTCGACAACGAGTACCATCCCGACAATGCGCTGCCTGCGGCGTTCATCTCGTTCTTCACGGCGCTGAGCCTTCCCAATCCGGGGCGCTTCCAGGACATCTGCGGCGACGCGCCCGGTTATACGAATTGCAGCACCGAAGCCGGAATCATCTGGCAGGCCACGCAGGATGCAGCCGAGGAGGTCTACGACCGGTCGGACGCGTGCTCGTTCACGAGCTTCGTCGCGTACGAATGGAGCGGCAACACGTACGGCAACAACCTCCACCGCAACATCATCTTCCGCAATGCCGAGGTTCCGGCGCTGCCGATCACGTACTACGAGCAGTGGAAGGCGGAAGACCTGTGGGCGCAGCTCCAGAGCCAGTGCCTCGACCAGCCGGGCAACTGCGACGTGCTGGCGATTCCGCACAATTCGAACATCGCGCAGGATGCGATGTTCTCGCGAAAGACATCCGACGGCGTGAGCCTGACCGCTGCGCAGGCGGCGGTGCGTGCGTCGTTCGAGCCGGTCATGGAGCTGACCCAGGTCAAGGGCGACTCCGAGTGCCGCGACGGCGTCGACGGCACCAGCGACGAGCTGTGCAGCTTCGAGAAACTGTCGCGCACGACTCTCCTGCAGGATCCTTCGAACTGGAACCAGGAATTCTCGCAGTACGCGTATGCGCGCGGCGCCCTCAAGCAGGGTCTGATCATCCAGGGCATCACCGGCGTGAACCCGTACGAGCTCGGATTCGTCGGAGGCACCGACACGCACAACGGCGTTCCGGGTGCGGTCAGCGAGATCGACTACGGTTCGATCGGCTTCAGCGGCGTCGCCGACTCGGAGCCGGCCTTCATCCTGGCCGAAGCCACTCCGCCTTCGAAGATCCAGTCGAATCCCGGCGGCCTCTCGGTCGTGTGGGCCGAAGAGAATTCGCGCGATGCGATCTTCGCGGCCCTGCGCCGCAAGGAGACGTACTCGACGAGCGGCACGCGCCCGATCGTGCGCTCGTTCGCCGGACGCTACCCGCTCGACCTCTGCACCAACGGCGAGAATTTCGTCGCGGAAGGTTACGACAAGGGCAAGCCGATGGGCGGCGACATCGGTCCGGTCCTCGGCAAGGAGTCGCCGCGCTTTGCGGTCATGGCGATGATGGACAACGGAACCGTCGAGCGTCCCGGCACGCCGCTGCAGCACATCCAGATGATCAAGGGCTGGATCGACAACGGTGAGACGTTCGAGAAGGTCTACGAGATTGCCGGCAATCCCGAGAACGGCGCCGGCGTCAACGAAGCCACCTGCGAGGAAACGAATTCCGCGAACGGATTCCCGACTCTGTGCACGGTCTGGGAGGATCCCGATTTCGATCCGGAGCTTCACGCGTTCTACTACGTGCGCGTCCTCGAGGATCCCGTCTGCCGTTGGAGCAAGCGGCTGTGCAACACGCTCGGTGTCACTTGCCCGATCGATTCCGAAGATCCGTACGCCGAGTGCTGCGATCCGCACATTCCGACGACGATCCAGGAGCGCGCGGTGGCATCGCCGATCTGGTACCACCCGGACCAGCTGGGCATCACCAAGGCAGCGGTAAAATTCGGCAAGGACGGCGGCGACGATCGCCTGCAGATCCAGGCGTTCATTCCGGAGTCGCCGGGCGGCCTCGACCCCGCGGCCGACGGCATCACGCTGACGCTGCGCGACGACGCGACGGTATGGACCGCCGTGATCCCGGCCGGAGCCATGACCGTCAAGAAGCCCGGCTTCTTCCAGCTCAAGGACAAGGAAGGAACGCACGGCGGCGTGACGGGGCTGTCGATCAAGGTCTCGAAAGGTCTGGCGAAGATCAAGGTCAAGACCGGAGACCTCGACCTGGCAGCCATCGAGCGTGACCCCGACGTACCGACGACGCTGACACTCGATCTGACGAGCGGCGATTACAGCTCGACGACCGTAAGGGAATGGACCTACGAGGCCCCGAAGCTTACCGTCGCATTCTGA
- a CDS encoding FG-GAP-like repeat-containing protein — protein sequence MSLLSSCLRPSIRFLASVLATILVTAPAHAEFPYPACGGCADPNDYKDYMHTAVVAPPVRPNEIGQYDFRASSLVDPSLPNTPEELGGVAGMSIDTAWQLTTGRPDVTVAHLDSGIRYDHDNVRKAALNQAELPLPEGSLVYDKNGDGVFNINDYATDSRVSDVDGNGIRDPRDLILVFSDGVDDDANGYVDDICGWDTHEHDNDPFDDADYGHGTGESKDSSGEVNDGGSWGVAPNAMFVPIKVSDSFVADGNDFGAGVAYALDRGVSVISEALGALNNTKLAQNAVEYAFEQGVPMVLSAADEQSYHHNFPAVYTHGFWANSVRPKDGTAVTNPTNLLLNGCTNYSGRADAAIASNSCSSEATGRAAGIFALMLARAKNQIELGAISPHPSGKPLSPTEIYQLMRMTADDIDFSAVSPTLTPAGTLLILFPDLIDERFPSHAGFDKYFGYGRANVRTAIEAIDAGTIPPEADIQSPAWFVNVDPTVTPILSITGTAAAQRDANNASYVVDWACGVDPLESDFAMIGHTIASAALGGTPIENSLLATFDTAAAAAECGFASLTLPRTNEDDFDESYAVTIRVTVQDSLGNVGQARRNVTLEHDSSLMPGFPIEVGVSGDSAPLLHDMDGDGAQEIIFGAADGKLHILDGSGSELAGWPVETNPMQLASSASFAPLALGNDYHSSILAGVAIGDVDNDGDDEVVAADMDGSVYVFRDDGTALPGFPVSLNPVYSDPAIRNEANRLDYGVLAAPTLADLDGDGTLEILVAAMDRHLYVWNSNGTTHAGFPVLIVDQDRMSSVNATNHQVTWKLVSGQPVGSIGTKLLSSPSVGDLDGDGHLEIVLGSNEEYVRGETSNFFISNPTFGLLSNSLDNVNGRIYAVSRFGNDDPALVETPNASGPFLEGWPARLGMLTKDLLPTVGHGVTAAPALADVDDDGDDEVFINGNNGPAYLLQGTGLSYFGSTSGKYNVFNPSLTLASNPDASSDDFPLTFALLSSGAVGDFFSNGTLDFALPSVGAHQLVDNQGPAFQGPGDHQLMAWSASDGHGLPAFPQREEDLQFLSSPAVADIDGDSIAELLQGSGGYYLHAFRAGGGEPAGWPKFTGGWMVGAATAGDIDNNGTLDVVAITREGNLYAWGTGASYERSGTKSVQWATVSRDIHRSGNLNSGVATSSGECTSEYRSMLEKVSMKYPTGAGNDKLQIKGFVNTAGRGFDPVANSVEITIGSPDTPEFNQLIPAASFTGNTSNTSYKFSADAPGVTKVSFKLKKGIWKFQVKASEVDASPADERVFLKLRIGDVCIERTRICEPNDDHDQLKCKKPKL from the coding sequence ATGAGCCTTCTAAGTTCCTGCCTCCGACCGTCGATACGCTTTCTGGCCTCGGTTCTGGCGACGATCCTCGTCACGGCCCCTGCCCATGCCGAATTTCCATACCCGGCCTGCGGCGGCTGTGCGGACCCCAACGACTACAAGGATTACATGCATACGGCGGTCGTCGCGCCGCCCGTGAGACCGAACGAGATCGGCCAGTACGACTTCCGCGCGTCGTCCCTGGTCGATCCTTCGCTGCCGAATACGCCGGAGGAGCTCGGCGGTGTGGCCGGCATGAGCATCGATACCGCGTGGCAACTCACGACGGGGCGTCCCGACGTGACGGTGGCCCACCTCGACTCCGGCATCCGCTACGACCACGACAACGTCCGCAAGGCCGCGCTGAACCAGGCCGAGCTGCCGCTACCCGAAGGCAGCCTCGTCTACGACAAGAACGGCGACGGCGTCTTCAACATCAACGATTATGCGACCGATTCGAGGGTGAGCGACGTCGACGGAAACGGAATCCGCGATCCACGCGACCTGATCCTCGTGTTCAGCGACGGTGTCGACGACGACGCCAACGGCTACGTCGACGACATCTGCGGATGGGACACGCACGAGCACGACAACGATCCGTTCGACGACGCGGACTACGGACACGGAACCGGCGAATCCAAGGACTCGAGCGGAGAAGTGAACGACGGCGGATCGTGGGGTGTCGCGCCGAATGCGATGTTCGTGCCGATCAAGGTGAGCGACAGCTTCGTCGCCGACGGCAACGATTTCGGCGCCGGCGTGGCATACGCGCTCGACCGCGGCGTCAGCGTGATTTCCGAGGCGCTCGGAGCCCTCAACAACACCAAGCTCGCGCAGAATGCGGTCGAGTACGCGTTCGAGCAGGGCGTGCCGATGGTGCTGTCTGCGGCCGACGAGCAGAGCTACCACCACAATTTCCCGGCCGTATACACGCACGGCTTCTGGGCAAACTCGGTGCGCCCGAAAGACGGCACGGCGGTCACCAATCCGACCAACCTGCTGCTCAACGGCTGCACGAACTACAGCGGCCGCGCCGACGCGGCGATCGCATCCAATTCATGCTCGTCGGAAGCCACCGGTCGCGCCGCCGGCATCTTCGCGCTGATGCTCGCGCGCGCAAAAAACCAGATCGAGCTCGGGGCGATCTCTCCGCACCCCAGCGGCAAGCCGCTGTCGCCGACCGAAATCTACCAGCTGATGCGCATGACGGCAGACGATATCGATTTCTCGGCAGTCAGCCCGACGCTGACGCCCGCCGGGACGCTGCTCATCCTGTTTCCCGACCTGATCGACGAGCGCTTCCCGTCGCACGCCGGCTTCGACAAGTATTTCGGCTACGGCAGGGCCAACGTGCGCACGGCAATCGAGGCGATCGACGCGGGCACGATCCCGCCCGAGGCCGACATCCAGTCGCCGGCGTGGTTCGTCAACGTCGATCCCACCGTGACGCCGATCCTGTCGATCACCGGCACGGCGGCTGCGCAGCGCGATGCCAACAACGCGAGCTACGTGGTCGACTGGGCGTGCGGCGTCGATCCGCTCGAATCCGATTTCGCGATGATCGGCCACACGATCGCTTCGGCCGCGCTCGGCGGAACTCCGATCGAGAACAGCCTGCTCGCAACGTTCGACACGGCAGCCGCAGCCGCCGAATGCGGTTTCGCCAGCCTGACGCTGCCGCGTACCAACGAGGATGATTTCGACGAGTCCTACGCCGTCACCATTCGCGTGACCGTCCAGGACAGTCTCGGCAACGTGGGACAGGCGCGGCGCAACGTCACGCTCGAGCACGACTCGTCGCTGATGCCCGGCTTTCCGATCGAGGTCGGCGTATCGGGCGACTCTGCGCCACTGCTGCACGACATGGACGGTGACGGCGCACAGGAGATCATTTTCGGAGCGGCCGACGGCAAGCTGCACATCCTCGACGGCAGCGGCAGCGAGCTTGCCGGCTGGCCGGTCGAGACCAATCCCATGCAGCTCGCGAGCTCGGCATCCTTCGCTCCGCTCGCGCTCGGCAACGACTATCATTCGTCGATTCTCGCCGGCGTCGCGATCGGCGACGTCGACAACGACGGCGACGACGAGGTCGTCGCGGCCGACATGGACGGCTCGGTCTACGTGTTCCGCGACGACGGAACCGCGCTTCCGGGCTTCCCGGTTTCCCTCAATCCCGTCTATTCCGACCCTGCGATCCGCAACGAAGCCAACCGTCTCGACTACGGCGTGCTTGCGGCGCCGACCCTGGCCGATCTCGACGGCGACGGAACGCTCGAGATCCTGGTCGCTGCGATGGACCGGCATCTGTACGTCTGGAACAGCAACGGGACGACGCACGCCGGCTTTCCGGTGCTGATCGTCGACCAGGACCGCATGTCGAGCGTCAATGCGACCAACCACCAGGTGACCTGGAAGCTCGTCAGCGGACAGCCGGTCGGCTCGATCGGCACCAAGCTGCTCAGCTCGCCGTCGGTCGGCGACCTCGACGGCGACGGCCATCTCGAGATCGTGCTCGGATCCAACGAAGAATACGTGCGCGGGGAAACCTCGAACTTCTTCATCAGCAACCCGACGTTCGGGCTGCTTTCGAACTCCCTCGACAACGTGAACGGCCGAATCTATGCGGTGTCGCGTTTCGGCAACGACGATCCCGCGCTCGTCGAGACGCCCAACGCGAGCGGACCGTTCCTCGAAGGCTGGCCGGCCAGACTCGGAATGCTGACGAAAGACCTGCTGCCGACCGTGGGACACGGAGTCACCGCTGCGCCGGCGCTTGCCGACGTCGACGATGACGGCGACGACGAAGTCTTCATCAACGGCAACAACGGACCCGCGTATCTCCTGCAGGGCACGGGCCTGTCGTACTTCGGATCCACGTCCGGAAAGTACAACGTCTTCAACCCGTCGCTGACTCTCGCCAGCAATCCGGACGCATCGAGCGACGACTTTCCGCTCACGTTCGCGCTGCTCAGCAGCGGAGCCGTCGGCGACTTCTTTTCCAACGGCACGCTCGATTTTGCGCTGCCGAGCGTCGGCGCCCATCAGCTCGTCGACAACCAGGGCCCGGCATTCCAGGGTCCCGGTGACCATCAGCTCATGGCGTGGTCGGCATCCGACGGGCACGGACTGCCTGCGTTTCCGCAACGCGAGGAGGACCTCCAGTTCCTCTCCTCTCCCGCGGTTGCCGACATCGACGGCGACTCGATCGCCGAGCTCCTGCAGGGCAGCGGCGGTTACTACCTGCACGCATTCCGGGCCGGCGGCGGCGAGCCGGCGGGCTGGCCGAAGTTCACCGGCGGCTGGATGGTCGGCGCCGCGACCGCCGGCGATATCGACAACAACGGCACGCTCGATGTCGTCGCGATCACCCGGGAAGGAAATCTGTACGCGTGGGGAACAGGCGCGTCGTACGAGCGTTCCGGCACCAAGAGCGTGCAGTGGGCAACGGTGTCGCGCGACATCCATCGAAGCGGCAACCTCAATTCCGGCGTTGCGACATCGTCCGGCGAGTGCACGTCCGAATACCGTTCGATGCTCGAGAAGGTCTCGATGAAGTACCCGACAGGCGCCGGCAACGACAAGCTGCAGATCAAGGGCTTCGTCAATACCGCCGGACGCGGGTTCGACCCGGTCGCGAACAGCGTCGAAATCACGATCGGCTCGCCGGACACGCCCGAGTTCAATCAGTTGATTCCGGCGGCGAGCTTTACGGGCAACACCTCGAACACGTCGTACAAGTTCTCGGCCGACGCGCCGGGCGTGACCAAGGTCAGTTTCAAGCTCAAGAAAGGAATCTGGAAGTTCCAGGTCAAGGCGAGCGAGGTCGATGCGTCACCGGCGGACGAGCGCGTGTTCCTCAAGCTGCGCATCGGTGACGTGTGCATCGAGCGCACGCGCATCTGCGAGCCGAACGACGATCACGATCAGCTGAAGTGCAAGAAGCCCAAGCTGTAA
- a CDS encoding peptidylprolyl isomerase produces the protein MAGALCFFASTRFETVASDASVASPASRRLVIDATRIRGLQRDYRLANHASPTESETRALVADLIDEEILFREAIAMGFDKADRSIGWRLVQKMRYLGEDAGEDVTTLYRRALAMGLHKSDPVVRRILVEKMRLIIGHSGPKPTDAEIADWFAAHQSEYGQAARVTFRHVFFDKGRRGAAAAEQAAQAAAAEAAGHGVEIAKSLHGDPFVMGTDLPSQARKDLEKLFGAAFADQVLSLPQGTWSGPVASAYGWHLVWIEKRFDPRIPALAEVRSRVLKSLEASRRDHRVAEYLARVRPAYTIEVDEAAMRGEKNG, from the coding sequence GTGGCCGGAGCGCTGTGTTTTTTCGCGTCGACCCGGTTCGAGACGGTCGCGTCCGATGCGTCGGTCGCATCGCCCGCATCGCGGCGGCTCGTCATCGACGCGACCCGCATCCGCGGATTGCAGCGCGACTACCGCCTCGCCAACCACGCGTCTCCGACCGAATCCGAGACCAGAGCGCTCGTCGCGGACCTCATCGACGAGGAGATCCTGTTTCGCGAGGCGATCGCGATGGGGTTCGACAAAGCCGACCGCTCGATCGGCTGGCGGCTCGTCCAGAAAATGCGCTACCTCGGCGAAGACGCCGGCGAGGACGTGACGACGCTCTACCGGCGCGCGCTCGCGATGGGCCTTCACAAGTCGGATCCGGTCGTCCGCCGCATCCTCGTCGAGAAGATGCGGCTGATCATCGGGCACTCCGGTCCGAAGCCCACCGATGCGGAGATTGCCGACTGGTTCGCCGCGCATCAGAGCGAGTACGGACAGGCCGCGCGCGTGACGTTCCGTCACGTGTTCTTCGACAAGGGCAGGCGCGGCGCCGCTGCTGCGGAGCAGGCCGCGCAAGCCGCAGCTGCCGAAGCTGCAGGGCATGGCGTCGAGATCGCGAAGTCACTTCATGGCGATCCGTTCGTGATGGGCACCGATCTTCCGTCGCAGGCTCGCAAGGATCTCGAAAAGCTCTTCGGCGCGGCGTTCGCCGACCAGGTGCTCTCGCTGCCCCAGGGTACGTGGAGCGGGCCGGTGGCCTCGGCATACGGCTGGCATCTGGTGTGGATCGAGAAGCGCTTCGACCCGCGCATTCCGGCGCTTGCCGAAGTGCGATCCCGCGTCCTGAAAAGCCTCGAGGCATCGCGCCGCGATCATCGCGTCGCCGAGTACCTGGCGCGCGTGCGGCCGGCTTATACGATCGAGGTCGACGAGGCAGCGATGCGCGGAGAGAAAAATGGCTGA
- a CDS encoding acyl-CoA dehydrogenase family protein: protein MDMSFTPEQIAFRDEVRRFISEAMPPELRHKAENGGHYEHEDTLRWHRILYEKGWAAPHWPKEVGGTGWDVGQRHIFSEELTRANAPSLSPFGLTMVGPLIIQFGTDEQKKRFLPKILSGEEIWCQGYSEPNSGSDLASLQLRAEKDGDDYVLNGQKTWTTYAQYAHWIFVLARTNSNGKQQEGISFLLADIRNTPGIEVKPFLTIGGTPAFSETWFDNARVPQANRVGPENQGWTMAKALLGHERTSIGGVAESARLLRLIRRIARDTPVRGKTLMDDDAFRRRLAKLEIRQRTVGMANLRTLASAQLGHAPGPESSILKIAGTELQQELSELAMDAMGHNALGWFDSPTEAMPEYQLWMASNFNYLRAATIYGGSNEIQKNIIAKMILGLPQS from the coding sequence ATGGACATGTCCTTCACGCCAGAGCAGATCGCGTTTCGCGACGAAGTCCGGCGTTTCATCTCCGAAGCCATGCCGCCCGAGCTGCGGCACAAGGCCGAGAACGGCGGCCACTACGAGCACGAAGACACGCTGCGCTGGCACCGGATTCTTTACGAGAAGGGATGGGCTGCGCCGCACTGGCCGAAGGAAGTCGGTGGCACCGGCTGGGACGTCGGCCAGCGCCACATTTTCAGCGAGGAGCTGACGCGCGCGAACGCGCCGTCGCTCTCGCCGTTCGGCCTGACCATGGTCGGACCGCTGATCATCCAGTTCGGAACCGACGAGCAGAAGAAGCGCTTTCTGCCGAAAATCCTCTCCGGCGAAGAGATCTGGTGCCAGGGGTACAGCGAGCCGAATTCGGGCTCCGACCTGGCAAGCCTCCAGCTTCGTGCCGAAAAGGACGGCGACGACTACGTCCTGAACGGACAGAAGACGTGGACGACCTATGCGCAGTACGCGCACTGGATCTTCGTGCTCGCGCGCACCAACTCGAACGGCAAGCAGCAGGAAGGAATTTCGTTCCTGCTCGCCGACATCAGGAATACGCCCGGCATCGAAGTGAAGCCGTTCCTCACGATCGGCGGCACGCCGGCATTCTCCGAAACGTGGTTCGATAACGCGCGCGTGCCGCAGGCCAACCGCGTCGGTCCGGAAAACCAGGGCTGGACGATGGCGAAGGCCCTGCTCGGCCATGAGCGGACCTCGATCGGCGGCGTTGCCGAATCGGCCAGACTGCTGCGGCTGATCCGTCGCATCGCGCGCGACACTCCGGTCCGCGGAAAGACGCTGATGGACGACGACGCGTTTCGGCGCCGTCTCGCAAAACTCGAGATCCGTCAGCGCACCGTCGGCATGGCGAACCTTCGCACGCTCGCGTCCGCTCAGCTTGGACATGCTCCCGGCCCGGAGAGCTCGATCCTGAAAATCGCCGGCACCGAGCTCCAGCAGGAGCTCTCGGAGCTCGCGATGGATGCGATGGGCCACAACGCGCTCGGCTGGTTCGATTCGCCGACCGAAGCGATGCCCGAATACCAGCTGTGGATGGCTTCGAACTTCAACTACCTGCGCGCCGCGACGATCTACGGCGGCTCCAACGAAATCCAGAAAAACATCATCGCCAAGATGATCCTCGGCCTGCCGCAGAGCTGA
- a CDS encoding acyl-CoA dehydrogenase family protein — MNFELTDEQKMMVDAVRRFVDNDSPISRFRNLRTTEAGYEAKTWKAMADYGWLAVAFPEEQGGYGGNFVDVALILEQLGRGLVPEPYIASVVLAGGLLSRLGTPQQIERFLAPMLEGRTTLAFAYAERQARYEAADCQTKAVKSASGYTLTGEKVWVLNGHAADAFVVVARTSGGPRDAAGLSLFLVDGDAPGLERVRVHGMDGQSTGLVRLSSVEVGADRLLGSEGHALADIEWALDRGAAAACAEAQGGLGALLAMTVDYLKQRKQFGKAIGSFQALQHRAADMFAEVELCRGMMIFAAIHADSGDEAGRKAAISAAKVQLQQGGWFVQENAVQLFGGIAITDEQDVGLYFKRIRVLQSLFGDADWHLGRYASQPGFDGAAAG; from the coding sequence ATGAACTTCGAGCTGACTGACGAACAGAAGATGATGGTCGATGCCGTGCGGCGCTTTGTCGACAACGACTCGCCGATTTCGCGGTTTCGCAATCTACGCACTACCGAAGCGGGCTACGAAGCAAAAACCTGGAAGGCGATGGCCGACTACGGATGGCTCGCCGTCGCGTTTCCCGAAGAGCAGGGCGGCTACGGCGGAAACTTCGTCGACGTCGCGCTGATTCTCGAGCAGCTCGGACGCGGCCTCGTGCCGGAACCGTACATTGCCTCGGTCGTGCTGGCCGGCGGCCTCCTGTCGCGGCTCGGAACGCCGCAGCAGATCGAACGGTTTCTCGCTCCGATGCTCGAAGGACGCACCACGCTCGCGTTTGCATACGCCGAGCGGCAGGCGCGCTACGAAGCGGCCGACTGCCAGACCAAAGCCGTGAAATCTGCGTCAGGTTACACGCTGACCGGTGAAAAAGTCTGGGTGCTCAACGGGCACGCAGCCGATGCATTCGTCGTCGTCGCTCGTACGTCCGGTGGTCCGCGCGACGCTGCAGGGCTCTCGCTGTTCCTCGTCGATGGCGACGCGCCCGGTCTCGAGCGCGTGCGCGTCCACGGCATGGACGGTCAGTCGACGGGCCTCGTCCGGCTTTCCAGCGTCGAAGTCGGCGCCGACCGGCTGCTCGGAAGCGAAGGCCACGCGCTCGCGGACATCGAATGGGCGCTCGATCGCGGCGCGGCCGCGGCGTGCGCCGAAGCGCAGGGAGGCCTCGGCGCGCTGCTCGCGATGACCGTCGATTATCTCAAGCAGCGAAAACAGTTCGGCAAGGCGATCGGATCGTTCCAGGCGCTGCAGCATCGGGCAGCCGACATGTTCGCCGAAGTCGAGCTATGCCGCGGCATGATGATCTTTGCCGCCATCCACGCCGACTCGGGCGACGAGGCCGGGCGCAAGGCGGCGATCTCCGCGGCCAAGGTTCAGCTCCAGCAGGGCGGCTGGTTCGTGCAGGAAAACGCCGTGCAGCTTTTCGGCGGCATCGCGATCACCGATGAGCAGGACGTCGGACTCTACTTCAAACGCATCCGCGTGCTGCAGAGCCTGTTCGGCGACGCCGACTGGCACCTCGGCCGGTATGCGTCGCAGCCCGGATTCGACGGCGCGGCCGCCGGCTGA